The Drosophila teissieri strain GT53w chromosome X, Prin_Dtei_1.1, whole genome shotgun sequence genome has a segment encoding these proteins:
- the LOC122624429 gene encoding small G protein signaling modulator 1, translating into MEHRCPFKPIKVSIAPYGSDYKERLIASVKKEVKQLMEEAVTKKYVHEESSSVTSLCGAVEACLSQGLRRRALGLFKTSSTTALLHKIAKSCPEAEHISKLVQEIEASDPSKRSSSSSDSFQRPPMLKKSSSNSMSSGTNAAATSSSASASASASISVSASTSSMSLASMKYLWIRLALYEKRLTKIIEYLVSNASSFYDRDSLVSDPDYGSILSSLLVGPCALEFTRAKTADHYWTDPHADELVQRHRISSCRRSSSTCSRPAIINFKRSLNTSSDEAGTGSFKSIASASVAKDYVESLHQNAKATLLYGKNNVQVLPKDVAEPMPGYLSLHQHIQTLTIKWTPNQLMNGYTEAEEADDIDKDTFWAYALNINVDEIVYVHCHQSRGEDSGGTVILVGQDGVQRPPIHFPEGGHMQQFLSCLETGLLPHGQLDPPLWSQRGIGKMFLWPRSMRRRILPSVMESVDETPIDYVFRIVSKSRHEEFAATHSILDFVRSTPRRAQLSSCSTTGSSDCSNKSLSIDQFPLESPLLLQQQQQQQQLLQAQSTSIEMVCSTMRRQIISRAFYGWLAYCRHLSTVRTHLSGLVHGRITPEMKADEEGLTKERWQLLNVDGVLENANEFFRLVYFGGVQPELRQEVWPYLLGHYAFGSTTEDRKKQDETCKHYYETTMSEWLAVDAIVQQREKEKTARAVAKLSSGSNSGNERTVRAADLEAGGELENEVFEDISDISDPGDLEFDEQQQQQHQQQAECAVSGNHLSVKPIPRAMKTSTDSGHVDEGESFNELDEPDEGDNNAKQQQDPKNPESEDQVEYRKLEDQLNPEPSCSASTASSYETVGPGDVHQRPTSDTRSVLSPEYLSADDLQLPDDEDAVKPQPPAAAAVIITKASVDISNWERSPKTAEGDQMSPLEEQAAESGGAGVNMDALQQPKSACASPASSNGGVYSSELLEQFGLNLHRIEKDVQRCDRNYWYFANENLDKLRNVISTYVWEHLDVGYMQGMCDLVAPLLVIFDDESLSYSCFCKLMERMIENFPSGGAMDMHFANMRSLIQILDSEMYDLMDSNGDYTHFYFCYRWFLLDFKRELVYDDVFATWEVIWAAKHIASGHFVLFLALALLETYRDIILSNSMDFTDVIKFFNEMAERHNAQSVLQLARSLVLQLQMIIENK; encoded by the exons ATGGCTCCGACTACAAGGAGCGGCTGATAGCCAGCGTGAAGAAGGAGGTGAAGCAGCTGATGGAGGAGGCGGTGACCAAGAAGTACGTCCACGAGGAGAGCAGCTCGGTGACCTCGTTGTGCGGCGCCGTGGAGGCCTGCCTCAGTCAGGGCCTCCGGCGGAGGGCGCTGGGACTGTTCAAGACCTCGTCGACGACGGCGCTGCTGCACAAGATCGCCAAGAGCTGCCCGGAGGCGGAGCACATCAGCAAGCTGGTGCAGGAGATCGaggccagcgatcccagcaAGCGgtcctccagcagcagcgacagcttCCAGCGGCCGCCGATGCTcaagaagagcagcagcaactcgaTGTCCAGCGGCACCAATGCGGCGGCCACCTcgtcctccgcctccgcctccgcttCCGCTTCCATTAGCGTCAGTGCCAGCACCTCCAGCATGTCCCTGGCCAGCATGAA GTATCTGTGGATTCGGTTGGCTCTCTACGAGAAGCGACTGACCAAGATCATTGAGTACCTGGTGAGCAATGCCAGCAGCTTCTACGACCGGGACTCCCTGGTGTCCGATCCGGACTACGGCTCCATCCTGAGCTCCTTGCTGGTGGGTCCTTGCGCCCTGGAATTCACGCGGGCCAAAACAGCCGATCACTATTGGACCGATCCGCACGCAGACGAACTG GTGCAACGTCACCGGATCAGCTCGTGTCGCCGCTCCTCGTCGACGTGTTCGCGTCCGGCGATCATCAACTTCAAGCGGAGCCTGAACACGAGCTCCGACGAGGCGGGCACTGGATCCTTCAAGTCGATCGCCTCGGCGAGTGTGGCCAAGGACTACGTGGAGTCGCTGCATCAGAACGCGAAGGCCACGCTGCTCTACGGCAAGAACAATGTGCAGGTGCTGCCCAAGGATGTGGCCGAGCCCATGCCGGGATACCTCAGCCTGCACCAGCACATCCAGACGCTGACCATCAAGTGGACGCCCAACCAGCTGATGAACGGCTACAccgaggcggaggaggcggacGACATCGACAAGGACACCTTCTGGGCCTACGCCCTCAACATTAACGTGGACGAGATCGTCTACGTCCACTGTCACCAGAGTCGCGGCGAGGACAGCGGCGGCACCGTCATCCTTGTGGGCCAGGACGGCGTCCAACGGCCGCCCATCCACTTCCCCGAGGGCGGGCACATGCAGCAGTTTCTCAGCTGCCTGGAGACAGGTCTCCTGCCGCACGGCCAGCTGGATCCCCCACTGTGGTCGCAGCGGGGCATCGGCAAGATGTTCCTGTGGCCCAGGAGCATGCGACGCCGCATCCTGCCCTCGGTCATGGAGTCCGTGGACGAGACGCCCATCGACTACGTCTTCCGCATCGTCAGCAAGAGCCGCCACGAGGAGTTCG CTGCCACCCACTCCATCCTGGACTTTGTGCGCAGCACTCCGCGGCGGGCGCAGCTGAGCAGCTGTTCCACCACCGGCAGCAGCGACTGCTCCAACAAGAGCCTCTCCATCGACCAGTTCCCGCTGGAGTCgccgctgctcctccagcagcagcagcagcagcaacagctgctccAGGCGCAGAGCACCAGCATTGAGATGGTCTGCTCCACGATGCGCCGCCAGATCATCTCCAGGGCCTTCTACGGCTGGCTGGCCTACTGTCGCCACCTCTCCACGGTCCGCACCCACTTGTCCGGTCTGGTGCACGGCAGGATTACGCCGGAGA TGAAAGCCGATGAGGAGGGCCTGACGAAGGAGCGCTGGCAGCTGCTGAATGTGGACGGCGTGCTGGAGAATGCGAACGAGTTCTTTCGCCTGGTCTACTTCGGTGGCGTCCAGCCGGAGCTGCGGCAGGAGGTGTGGCCGTACCTGTTGGGCCACTACGCCTTCGGCTCCACGACGGAGGATCGCAAGAAGCAGGACGAGACCTGCAAGCACTACTACGAGACCACGATGAGCGAGTGGCTGGCGGTGGACGCCATTGTGCAGCAGAGAGAGAAGGAGAAGACAGCGCGGGCGGTGGCCAAGCTGAGTTCCGGCAGCAACTCTGGCAACGAGAGGACCGTGCGGGCAGCCGACCTCGAAGCCGGTGGCGAACTGGAGAACGAGGTGTTCGAGGACATCTCGGACATTTCCGATCCCGGGGATCTGGAGTTCGatgagcaacagcagcagcagcatcagcagcaggcggagTGTGCGGTGAGTGGCAATCACCTGAGCGTGAAGCCCATTCCGAGGGCCATGAAGACCAGCACGGATTCGGGGCACGTGGACGAGGGCGAGAGCTTCAATGAACTGGACGAACCGGATGAGGGGGACAACAatgcaaagcagcagcaggatccAAAGAATCCGGAGTCTGAGGACCAGGTGGAGTACCGGAAGCTGGAGGACCAGCTCAATCCGGAGCCCAGCTGCTCCGCATCCACAGCCTCCTCGTACGAGACAGTGGGACCCGGCGATGTGCATCAACGCCCGACCAGCGACACGCGCAGTGTCCTCAGTCCGGAGTACTTGAGTGCCGACGACCTCCAGCTGCCGGACGATGAAGATGCAGTGAAGCCACAACCGCCGGCTGCCGCCGCTGTCATCATCACAAAGGCCTCCGTGGACATCAGCAACTGGGAGCGCAGTCCGAAGACGGCAGAGGGCGACCAGATGTCACCCCTTGAGGAGCAGGCTGCAGAATCCGGCGGAGCAGGCGTCAATATGGATGCGCTTCAGCAGCCCAAGTCCGCTTGCGCTTCACCAGCCAGCTCCAATGGAGGTGTCTACAGT AGCGAACTCCTGGAGCAGTTCGGGCTGAATCTGCACCGGATCGAGAAGGACGTGCAGCGGTGCGACAGGAACTACTGGTACTTCGCCAACGAGAACCTGGACAAGCTGCGCAACGTGATCTCCACGTACGTGTGGGAGCACCTGGACGTGGGCTACATGCAGGGCATGTGCGACCTGGTCGCTCCCCTCCTGGTCATCTTCGACGACGAGTCGCTCAGCTACAGCTGCTTCTGCAAGCTCATGGAGCGCATGATCGAGAACTTTCCCAGCGGCGGAGCCATGGACATGCACTTTGCCAACATGAG GTCCCTCATCCAGATCCTCGACTCGGAGATGTACGACCTGATGGACTCGAACGGCGACTACACGCACTTCTACTTCTGCTACAGGTGGTTCCTGCTCGACTTCAAGAGGGAGCTCGTCTACGACGACGTCTTCGCCACCTGGGAGGTCATCTGGGCGGCCAAGCACATCGCCTCCGGCCACTTCGTCCTCTTCCTGGCCCTGGCCCTGCTGGAGACCTATCGCGACATCATCCTCTCGAACAGCATGGACTTCACCGACGTCATCAAGTTCTTCAATG AAATGGCCGAACGCCACAATGCCCAGTCGGTGCTCCAATTGGCCCGGAGTTTGGTTCTCCAGCTGCAGATGATCATCGAGAACAAGTAG
- the LOC122625144 gene encoding glutathione S-transferase theta-1 isoform X2 has protein sequence MSAPIRYYYDLMSQPSRALFIIFRLSNMPFEDCVVALRNGEHLTDDFKKEINRFQRVPCIHDNGYKLAESVAILRYLSAKGKIPEHLYPKYFVDQSRVDEFLEWQHMSLRLTCAMYFRTVWLEPLLTGRTPSEAKIETFRMHMERNLDVVEEVWLEGKDFLTGSTLTVADIFAACEIEQTRMADYDVRIKYPKIRAWLKRVRQSCNPYYDVAHEFVYKISGTGPQAKL, from the exons ATGTCCGCTCCCATTCGCTACTACTATGACCTGATGTCACAGCCCTCGAGGGCGTTGTTCATTATCTTCCGGCTAAGCAACATGCCCTTCGAAGACTGCGTGGTGGCCCTGCGCAATG GCGAGCACTTGACCGATGACTTCAAGAAGGAGATTAACCGCTTCCAGCGCGTGCCCTGCATCCACGACAACGGCTACAAGCTGGCGGAGAGCGTGGCCATCCTGCGCTACCTGAGCGCCAAGGGCAAGATACCGGAGCACCTGTACCCAAAGTACTTCGTCGACCAGAGCCGCGTGGACGAGTTCCTCGAGTGGCAGCACATGTCCCTGCGGCTCACCTGCGCCATGTACTTCCGCACCGTGTGGCTGGAGCCGCTGCTGACCGGACGCACTCCCTCCGAGGCCAAAATCGAGACGTTCCGCATGCACATGGAGCGCAACCTCGACGTGGTGGAAGAGGTCTGGCTGGAGGGCAAGGACTTTCTCACAGGATCCACCCTCACCGTGGCAGACATCTTTGCAGCCTGTGAAATCGAACAGACAC GAATGGCCGACTACGATGTCAGGATCAAGTACCCCAAGATCAGGGCGTGGCTGAAGAGAGTGCGCCAGAGCTGCAACCCGTACTACGATGTGGCCCACGAGTTCGTCTACAAGATCTCCGGCACGGGTCCACAGGCCAAGCTATAA
- the LOC122625144 gene encoding glutathione S-transferase theta-1 isoform X1, with protein sequence MSVSFLASLLGLSNDEDQLQLAFDEVQHRRVPSRQPTNLRMSAPIRYYYDLMSQPSRALFIIFRLSNMPFEDCVVALRNGEHLTDDFKKEINRFQRVPCIHDNGYKLAESVAILRYLSAKGKIPEHLYPKYFVDQSRVDEFLEWQHMSLRLTCAMYFRTVWLEPLLTGRTPSEAKIETFRMHMERNLDVVEEVWLEGKDFLTGSTLTVADIFAACEIEQTRMADYDVRIKYPKIRAWLKRVRQSCNPYYDVAHEFVYKISGTGPQAKL encoded by the exons ATGTCGGTGTCGTTTTTGGCCAGTTTACTGGGACTCAGCAATGACGAGGATCAGCTGCAGTTGGCCTTTGATGAGGTACAACATCGCAGAG TTCCCTCCAGACAGCCAACGAACCTGAGGATGTCCGCTCCCATTCGCTACTACTATGACCTGATGTCACAGCCCTCGAGGGCGTTGTTCATTATCTTCCGGCTAAGCAACATGCCCTTCGAAGACTGCGTGGTGGCCCTGCGCAATG GCGAGCACTTGACCGATGACTTCAAGAAGGAGATTAACCGCTTCCAGCGCGTGCCCTGCATCCACGACAACGGCTACAAGCTGGCGGAGAGCGTGGCCATCCTGCGCTACCTGAGCGCCAAGGGCAAGATACCGGAGCACCTGTACCCAAAGTACTTCGTCGACCAGAGCCGCGTGGACGAGTTCCTCGAGTGGCAGCACATGTCCCTGCGGCTCACCTGCGCCATGTACTTCCGCACCGTGTGGCTGGAGCCGCTGCTGACCGGACGCACTCCCTCCGAGGCCAAAATCGAGACGTTCCGCATGCACATGGAGCGCAACCTCGACGTGGTGGAAGAGGTCTGGCTGGAGGGCAAGGACTTTCTCACAGGATCCACCCTCACCGTGGCAGACATCTTTGCAGCCTGTGAAATCGAACAGACAC GAATGGCCGACTACGATGTCAGGATCAAGTACCCCAAGATCAGGGCGTGGCTGAAGAGAGTGCGCCAGAGCTGCAACCCGTACTACGATGTGGCCCACGAGTTCGTCTACAAGATCTCCGGCACGGGTCCACAGGCCAAGCTATAA